One region of Qipengyuania gaetbuli genomic DNA includes:
- a CDS encoding replicative DNA helicase, with protein sequence MADTDLLFRPDDSTPAPEKQGQVLPSNIEAEAAFLGAVLIDNQVVQELNTPLQPHHFYEPVHQRIYERIHKLLDRNSIATPVTLKPYFESDEALKQLGGVTYLARLTQDGQGLLATGKLAEQIYDLALLRELVHVGRNLVEGALDTSDEVAPMDRISQAEADLYKVAEGATSGSEAQDFRTAALGALKMVEAAINSGGRFSGKTTGLDTVNDKTSGLHNSDLIILAGRPGMGKTSLATNIAFNAARRLMDDEKLGIARSESPGAATAFFSLEMSADQLATRILAETAEISSEKLRSGKLSREEFQRLSFASQELNELPLYIDDTPGLTIGALRTRARRLKRRHDIGLVIVDYLQLLQGSGRANDNRVNEISEISRGLKTLAKELNVPVIALSQLSRAVEQREDKRPQLSDLRESGSIEQDADMVWFIFRAEYYHNALKPDTPDETSSEDVRQKYADWEARHLELVNRATLIVAKQRHGSTGNVPLLFQSEFTKFTSPELRGGYDDYE encoded by the coding sequence ATGGCCGACACCGATCTCCTTTTCCGTCCCGATGATTCGACTCCTGCGCCCGAAAAGCAGGGGCAGGTGCTGCCCAGCAACATCGAGGCGGAGGCCGCGTTCCTCGGCGCGGTGCTGATCGACAACCAGGTCGTGCAGGAGCTCAACACGCCGCTGCAGCCGCATCATTTCTACGAGCCGGTGCACCAGCGCATCTACGAACGCATCCACAAGCTGCTCGACCGCAATTCGATCGCCACGCCGGTTACCCTGAAGCCCTATTTCGAGAGCGACGAGGCGCTCAAGCAGCTGGGCGGCGTGACCTATCTCGCCCGGCTGACGCAGGACGGACAGGGCCTGCTTGCGACCGGCAAGCTGGCCGAACAAATCTACGACCTCGCGCTGCTGCGCGAACTGGTCCACGTCGGCCGCAACCTCGTCGAAGGAGCGCTCGACACATCGGACGAAGTCGCGCCGATGGACCGCATCAGCCAGGCCGAAGCCGATCTCTACAAGGTCGCCGAAGGCGCGACATCGGGCAGCGAGGCGCAGGATTTCCGCACCGCCGCGCTCGGCGCATTGAAGATGGTCGAGGCAGCGATCAATTCGGGCGGCCGCTTCTCGGGCAAGACGACGGGCCTCGACACGGTCAACGACAAGACCAGCGGCCTGCACAATTCCGACCTCATCATCCTCGCCGGACGTCCGGGCATGGGCAAGACGTCGCTTGCGACCAACATTGCGTTCAATGCCGCGCGGCGCCTGATGGACGACGAGAAGCTGGGCATCGCCCGTAGCGAATCGCCAGGAGCCGCCACGGCTTTCTTCAGCCTAGAAATGAGCGCAGACCAGCTGGCCACGCGTATCCTTGCCGAAACCGCCGAAATTTCGAGCGAGAAGCTGCGTTCGGGCAAATTGAGCCGCGAAGAATTCCAGCGTCTGTCCTTCGCGAGCCAGGAACTCAACGAGCTTCCGCTCTACATCGACGACACGCCCGGCCTCACCATCGGCGCGCTGCGCACCCGCGCCCGCCGGTTGAAGCGCCGGCACGACATCGGGTTGGTCATCGTCGACTATCTGCAGCTGCTGCAGGGTTCGGGCCGCGCGAACGACAACCGCGTGAACGAAATTTCGGAGATCAGCCGCGGATTGAAGACGCTGGCCAAGGAACTCAACGTTCCCGTCATCGCGCTATCGCAGCTGAGCCGTGCGGTGGAACAGCGCGAGGACAAGCGCCCCCAGCTTTCGGACCTGCGCGAATCCGGCTCGATCGAGCAGGATGCCGACATGGTGTGGTTCATCTTCCGCGCCGAATATTACCACAACGCGCTGAAGCCCGACACGCCGGACGAGACCAGCAGCGAAGACGTGCGCCAGAAATATGCCGACTGGGAAGCGCGGCATCTCGAACTGGTGAACCGCGCGACGCTGATCGTCGCCAAGCAGCGTCACGGTTCGACCGGCAACGTGCCGCTGCTGTTCCAGAGCGAATTCACCAAGTTCACCTCGCCCGAACTGCGCGGTGGCTACGACGACTACGAATAG
- a CDS encoding phospholipase D-like domain-containing protein, translating to MAEQATVPAASGYTDPPPFSAEAQGQSLTFFPAGKDRRDALLELVASARETLDVCFYIFAEDEVSTSLRDALCEAASRGVDVTLIIDRFGASAKDEFLKPLSEAGGRYHYFSPRLGFRYLIRNHQKMVIADGERAMFGGFNIEDDYFAPPEANGWNDLAILLEGDAVEGLSRWFAKLRGWTENEHAHFRAIRHTVRDWSWKSEDGEARWLVGGPTRGLSTWARSVTRDLVEGEKLDIFMAYFSPPYTLLRRIARVARKGQTRLLMAAKSDNGATLGATRSLYNYLLKRGAKIWEFTPCKLHTKLIVLNDAVYLGSANFDMRSLYLNLEIMLRIEDRALADRMRAFLETHYAASERITPELHRKRATIWNRIRWSAGWVLVSVIDYTVTRRLNLGI from the coding sequence ATGGCCGAGCAAGCGACAGTGCCCGCCGCAAGCGGATATACCGACCCGCCGCCCTTCTCGGCCGAGGCGCAGGGCCAGTCGCTGACCTTTTTCCCCGCCGGCAAGGATCGCCGCGATGCGCTGCTCGAACTCGTTGCGTCGGCGCGCGAAACGCTCGACGTCTGCTTCTACATCTTTGCCGAGGACGAGGTCTCGACCAGCCTGCGCGATGCCTTGTGCGAAGCCGCCTCGCGCGGGGTCGACGTCACGCTGATCATCGACCGGTTCGGTGCTTCGGCCAAGGACGAGTTCCTGAAACCGTTGAGCGAGGCGGGTGGCCGCTATCACTATTTCAGCCCGCGCCTGGGCTTCCGCTATCTCATCCGCAACCACCAGAAGATGGTCATCGCCGACGGCGAGCGCGCCATGTTCGGCGGCTTCAATATCGAGGACGACTATTTCGCCCCGCCCGAGGCCAATGGCTGGAACGACCTTGCCATCCTGCTCGAAGGCGACGCGGTGGAAGGGCTGTCGCGGTGGTTTGCCAAGCTGCGCGGCTGGACCGAGAACGAGCACGCCCATTTCCGGGCGATCCGGCACACGGTGCGCGACTGGTCGTGGAAGTCGGAGGACGGAGAGGCGCGCTGGCTGGTCGGCGGTCCGACCCGAGGCCTGTCTACCTGGGCGCGATCCGTCACCCGCGACCTGGTCGAAGGCGAGAAGCTCGACATCTTCATGGCCTATTTCTCGCCGCCCTACACGCTGCTGCGCCGTATCGCGCGGGTAGCGCGAAAAGGACAGACGCGCCTGCTGATGGCCGCGAAGAGCGATAACGGCGCCACTCTCGGCGCAACGCGGTCGCTCTACAATTACCTGCTGAAGCGCGGCGCGAAGATCTGGGAATTCACGCCCTGCAAGCTGCACACGAAACTCATCGTGCTCAACGATGCGGTCTATCTTGGCAGCGCCAATTTCGACATGCGCAGCCTCTATCTCAATCTGGAGATCATGCTCCGGATCGAGGACAGGGCGCTGGCGGACAGGATGCGCGCGTTCCTCGAAACGCACTATGCCGCGTCGGAACGGATAACGCCCGAACTGCACCGCAAGCGTGCCACTATCTGGAACCGCATCCGCTGGTCGGCAGGCTGGGTGCTGGTGTCGGTGATCGACTACACCGTGACCCGGCGCCTAAACCTCGGCATCTAG
- the rpoZ gene encoding DNA-directed RNA polymerase subunit omega, giving the protein MARVTVEDCVDKIPNRFDLVLLAAQRAREISGGAELTIDRDRDKNPVVALREIAEQTIKPKDLQEAAVTNLQKILPDDDDEMDEIGSLSQSAEALRITASAPTRSTSIGADYDG; this is encoded by the coding sequence ATGGCGCGCGTTACCGTCGAAGACTGCGTAGACAAGATCCCCAACCGTTTCGATCTCGTGCTGCTCGCTGCCCAGCGTGCGCGTGAAATTTCCGGCGGTGCGGAACTGACCATCGATCGCGATCGCGACAAGAACCCGGTCGTCGCCCTGCGCGAGATCGCCGAACAGACGATCAAGCCCAAGGACCTCCAGGAAGCTGCCGTCACCAACCTGCAGAAGATCCTGCCGGACGACGACGACGAAATGGATGAAATCGGTTCGCTCAGCCAGTCGGCAGAAGCCCTGCGCATCACCGCCTCGGCTCCGACCCGCTCGACCTCCATCGGCGCCGACTACGACGGCTAA
- a CDS encoding DUF3667 domain-containing protein, whose translation MSEIGEALGTAVEGGLFARVVGGGKGNGPREGQPLKKGHFAEDVCLNCGTALVGAHCHSCGQQAHLHRTIGAFLHDLLHGALHFDGKTWRTLPMLMFKPGELTRRYIEGERARFVSPMGLFLFSIFLMFAVFQLAGISTPTDIQGDTGAQMRELAASEIAKVEERQASLEQDLKQPDLDPAERQRVQQQLAETKEQLDAIHLAEEQVPFLKKAARPDSDKAAAGGPSVAANPDGSTDVMLDEDEDLRMNVGVSDIEWIDNALDKWRTNPGLMLYKLQTNFYKFSWLLIPLSVPFVWLLFAWKWRFGAYDHAIFVTYSLSFMSLLTLTVTLLGLAGAPQALIYAGSLLIPPIHIYKHLRGAYGLSRFSALWRFSVLSLFIMVVLLIFLQLLLLLGAF comes from the coding sequence ATGAGCGAGATCGGGGAAGCGCTGGGGACCGCCGTGGAAGGCGGGCTCTTCGCGCGCGTTGTCGGCGGCGGCAAGGGTAACGGCCCCAGGGAAGGCCAGCCGCTGAAGAAGGGTCATTTCGCCGAGGACGTCTGCCTCAATTGCGGCACCGCGCTGGTCGGGGCACATTGCCACAGCTGCGGGCAGCAGGCGCACCTCCACCGGACCATCGGCGCTTTCCTCCATGACCTGCTGCACGGTGCGCTGCATTTCGACGGCAAGACCTGGCGCACCCTGCCGATGCTGATGTTCAAGCCCGGCGAACTCACCCGCCGTTACATCGAAGGCGAACGCGCGCGGTTCGTTTCGCCCATGGGCCTGTTCCTTTTCTCGATCTTCCTGATGTTCGCGGTCTTCCAACTCGCCGGCATCAGCACGCCCACGGATATCCAGGGCGATACCGGCGCCCAGATGCGCGAACTCGCGGCGTCGGAAATTGCCAAGGTGGAAGAGCGGCAAGCATCGCTGGAACAGGATCTCAAGCAGCCCGACCTCGACCCGGCGGAAAGGCAGCGCGTCCAGCAGCAACTTGCAGAGACGAAGGAGCAGCTCGACGCCATCCACCTCGCGGAAGAGCAGGTCCCGTTCCTGAAGAAGGCAGCACGGCCGGATAGTGACAAGGCAGCCGCCGGGGGGCCGTCCGTCGCTGCGAACCCGGACGGTTCGACCGACGTCATGCTGGACGAGGACGAGGATCTCAGGATGAACGTCGGCGTCTCGGACATCGAGTGGATCGACAATGCGCTCGACAAGTGGCGGACCAACCCGGGCCTAATGCTCTACAAGCTACAGACGAATTTCTACAAGTTCAGCTGGCTGCTGATCCCGCTATCAGTGCCCTTCGTCTGGCTGCTGTTCGCATGGAAATGGCGCTTCGGAGCCTACGATCATGCGATCTTCGTGACTTATTCGCTCAGCTTCATGTCCTTGCTGACGCTCACGGTCACATTGCTGGGACTGGCCGGAGCGCCGCAGGCCCTGATATACGCGGGAAGCCTGCTGATCCCGCCGATCCACATCTACAAACACCTGCGCGGGGCCTACGGTCTGTCACGGTTCAGCGCCTTGTGGCGTTTTTCAGTACTCTCGCTCTTCATCATGGTGGTGCTGCTGATCTTCCTACAGCTCCTCCTACTGCTCGGAGCCTTCTGA
- the ftsH gene encoding ATP-dependent zinc metalloprotease FtsH: MRDQNQDQQPDPEGNGPNPWIKSLFVWGGVFLGLLLVVSMFGNSSGGSGTPLLYSDFKERVAAGDVKSVEISEEQIVGVTKEGEAFSTIPVASDTSLPKLLDENGVQYSGRDSGSQNILLYALIQMLPFVLILGIAIFALRQVQKGGGAGGAMGFGKSKAKMLTEKQGRVTFDDVAGIDEAREELEEIVEFLKDPSRFSKLGGQIPKGALLVGSPGTGKTLLARAIAGEAGVPFFTISGSDFVEMFVGVGASRVRDMFEQAKKNAPCIVFIDEIDAVGRSRGHGLGNSNDEREQTLNQLLVEMDGFEANEGIIIIAATNRPDVLDPALLRPGRFDRQVVVPVPDIDGREKILAVHMRKLPLAPDVNPRTIARGTPGFSGADLANLCNEAALLAARRNKRLVAMQEFEDAKDKVMMGAERRSMVMTEDEKKMTAYHEAGHALVSINEPASDPIHKATIIPRGRALGMVMRLPERDNYSYHRDKMHANLAVAMGGRVAEEIIFGHDKVSSGASGDIQYATDLARNMVTKWGMSDKLGPLQYEASQEGYLGMGSTQRTMAGAETNKLIDAEIKSLVEGGLKRAQEVLTTQEDKLHLLAQALLEYETLTGEEIDQLMKDGKIDRPDQPSGPVKVAPVAGSAIPKAGKKFGGGTAPQGA; the protein is encoded by the coding sequence ATGCGCGATCAGAATCAGGACCAGCAGCCCGATCCGGAGGGCAACGGCCCCAATCCGTGGATCAAGAGCCTCTTCGTCTGGGGCGGCGTGTTCCTCGGCCTGTTGCTGGTCGTCTCGATGTTCGGCAATTCGAGCGGCGGCAGCGGTACGCCCCTGCTCTATTCCGACTTCAAGGAGCGGGTGGCTGCGGGCGACGTGAAGTCGGTCGAGATTTCCGAAGAACAGATCGTCGGCGTGACCAAGGAAGGCGAGGCTTTCAGCACCATTCCGGTCGCCAGCGATACCTCGCTGCCCAAGCTGCTCGATGAAAACGGGGTCCAGTATTCGGGCCGCGATTCCGGCAGCCAGAACATCCTCCTTTACGCGCTGATCCAGATGCTGCCGTTCGTCCTGATCCTCGGCATCGCCATCTTCGCCCTGCGCCAGGTCCAGAAGGGCGGCGGAGCAGGCGGCGCTATGGGCTTCGGCAAGTCGAAGGCCAAGATGCTCACCGAAAAGCAGGGCCGTGTCACGTTCGACGACGTGGCCGGCATCGACGAGGCGCGCGAGGAGCTGGAAGAGATCGTCGAATTCCTCAAGGACCCCAGCCGCTTCTCCAAGCTTGGTGGACAGATCCCCAAGGGCGCGCTGCTGGTCGGCTCGCCCGGTACTGGCAAAACCTTGCTGGCCCGCGCGATCGCAGGCGAGGCGGGCGTGCCCTTCTTCACCATTTCGGGTTCTGACTTCGTCGAAATGTTCGTCGGCGTTGGCGCAAGCCGCGTGCGCGACATGTTCGAACAGGCCAAGAAGAACGCGCCCTGCATCGTCTTCATCGACGAAATCGACGCCGTCGGCCGCAGCCGCGGCCACGGCCTCGGCAATTCGAATGACGAACGCGAGCAGACGCTGAACCAGTTGCTGGTCGAGATGGACGGTTTCGAAGCCAACGAGGGCATCATCATCATCGCGGCGACCAACCGTCCCGATGTGCTCGACCCTGCGCTGCTGCGTCCGGGCCGTTTCGATCGCCAGGTCGTGGTCCCCGTCCCCGACATCGACGGACGCGAGAAGATCCTTGCCGTGCACATGCGCAAGCTTCCGCTCGCACCCGACGTAAACCCGCGCACCATCGCGCGCGGTACTCCTGGCTTCTCGGGCGCCGATCTTGCGAACCTGTGCAACGAGGCCGCCCTGCTGGCCGCACGCCGCAACAAGCGTCTCGTCGCGATGCAGGAATTCGAGGATGCCAAGGACAAGGTCATGATGGGCGCGGAACGCCGCTCCATGGTCATGACCGAAGACGAGAAGAAGATGACCGCCTATCACGAAGCTGGCCACGCGCTCGTCTCGATCAACGAACCGGCATCCGATCCCATCCACAAGGCGACCATCATTCCGCGCGGCCGTGCGCTGGGCATGGTCATGCGTCTGCCGGAACGCGACAATTACTCGTACCACCGCGACAAGATGCACGCGAACCTCGCTGTCGCCATGGGCGGCCGCGTGGCCGAGGAAATCATTTTCGGCCATGACAAGGTGTCGAGCGGCGCGAGCGGAGACATCCAGTATGCCACCGACCTTGCACGCAACATGGTCACCAAGTGGGGCATGAGCGACAAGCTCGGCCCCTTGCAGTACGAAGCGAGCCAGGAAGGCTATCTCGGCATGGGTTCGACCCAGCGGACGATGGCCGGCGCGGAGACTAACAAGCTGATCGACGCAGAGATCAAGTCGCTGGTCGAAGGCGGGCTGAAGCGCGCGCAGGAAGTGCTTACCACCCAGGAGGACAAGCTCCACCTGCTGGCGCAGGCCCTGCTCGAATACGAGACGCTAACGGGCGAGGAAATCGACCAGCTGATGAAGGACGGCAAGATCGACCGTCCCGACCAGCCGAGCGGTCCGGTCAAGGTTGCGCCGGTTGCCGGCAGTGCCATCCCCAAGGCCGGCAAGAAGTTCGGCGGCGGCACGGCACCTCAGGGTGCCTGA
- a CDS encoding TetR/AcrR family transcriptional regulator, translating to MSTAKAKKAGRPVSTAKREAILAAATRAFFEHGYAATAIEHVAAEADVSKVTIYNQFGDKRGLFTAAVEAECERMRSAFAVQPSPSGTLRQRLTAIGEAMMAFLSRPEMVQFERRIAAETEHEPAIGAAFLAAGPHRMKAAFSGLLGVMKEAGEVEIDDIDLAVEQFASMCKGMGDLERRFGFPADPVRDRQRIDGAVEVFCRAYAVEECNRN from the coding sequence TTGTCAACTGCGAAAGCGAAGAAGGCTGGCCGGCCAGTCAGCACTGCCAAGCGCGAGGCGATTCTTGCGGCCGCGACCCGCGCCTTTTTCGAGCATGGCTATGCCGCGACCGCGATCGAGCACGTGGCTGCAGAGGCCGATGTGTCCAAGGTCACCATCTACAACCAGTTCGGCGACAAACGCGGCCTGTTCACTGCAGCGGTAGAGGCCGAATGTGAACGTATGCGGTCAGCCTTTGCGGTGCAGCCCTCGCCGTCGGGCACGCTGCGCCAGCGCCTGACCGCCATCGGCGAGGCGATGATGGCCTTCCTTTCGCGGCCGGAGATGGTCCAGTTCGAGCGGCGCATCGCCGCCGAAACCGAGCACGAACCGGCCATCGGCGCGGCATTCCTTGCTGCCGGCCCGCACCGGATGAAGGCGGCCTTTTCCGGCCTGCTCGGCGTGATGAAAGAGGCGGGCGAGGTGGAGATCGATGATATCGACCTCGCGGTCGAACAGTTCGCCTCCATGTGCAAGGGCATGGGCGACCTCGAACGGCGGTTCGGTTTTCCGGCCGATCCGGTGCGCGACCGCCAGCGAATCGACGGCGCGGTCGAGGTCTTCTGCAGGGCCTACGCAGTCGAAGAGTGTAATCGAAATTAG
- a CDS encoding ABC transporter permease: MIWIAIRMLTGDAQKFYGLVFGIAFSTLLITQQLTIFVNLIERGASGVYNVSSADVWVMDPVSRTTDVAYAMPSTALDKVRGVPGVEWAVPHLRAQASVRTKDGDLEGVAVIGVDDATLIGLPKAMVEGSPDVLSQPDSVIIDDVGTTRMFPDQSPIGERLELNDQRAVVRGIADAIPSFTSTVVLYTKYSRALNFVPGTRNRLSFVLVGAEDPAQAKALSERIERETGLKAQTRDEFARDGVQFIIENTGIPLNFGITVALGFIVGVAIVGLTFSLFIRDNIKQFGALKAIGVTNRKIRRMVIAQAGLVGITGYGLGVLGTIAFIWSFSANPTFKGFYIPWQIPLISLAAVALILALTGWLALRNVLKTEPAAVFR; encoded by the coding sequence GTGATCTGGATTGCCATCCGCATGCTGACCGGGGACGCGCAGAAGTTCTACGGGCTGGTCTTCGGGATTGCGTTCTCCACCCTGCTCATCACCCAGCAGCTGACGATATTCGTCAATCTGATCGAGCGCGGGGCGAGCGGCGTCTACAATGTGTCGAGCGCCGATGTGTGGGTCATGGACCCCGTCAGCCGCACAACAGACGTTGCCTATGCGATGCCTTCGACCGCGCTCGACAAGGTGCGCGGCGTGCCCGGCGTCGAATGGGCCGTGCCGCACCTCAGGGCACAGGCAAGCGTGCGCACGAAGGATGGCGACCTTGAAGGCGTGGCGGTCATCGGCGTCGACGATGCGACGCTGATCGGCCTTCCCAAGGCGATGGTCGAAGGTTCGCCCGACGTGCTTTCGCAGCCCGACAGCGTGATCATCGACGACGTTGGCACAACGCGCATGTTTCCCGACCAGTCGCCGATCGGCGAAAGGCTCGAACTCAACGACCAGCGCGCGGTGGTGCGCGGGATTGCCGATGCGATCCCCAGCTTCACCAGCACGGTGGTGCTCTACACAAAGTACAGCAGGGCGCTGAATTTCGTGCCGGGGACGCGCAATCGCCTGTCCTTCGTGCTCGTCGGCGCGGAAGACCCCGCGCAGGCCAAGGCCCTGTCCGAACGGATCGAGCGCGAGACCGGCCTCAAGGCCCAGACGCGTGACGAATTCGCGCGCGACGGGGTGCAATTCATCATCGAGAACACCGGCATTCCGCTGAACTTCGGGATCACGGTGGCGCTCGGCTTCATCGTCGGGGTGGCGATCGTCGGCCTCACCTTCAGCCTGTTCATCCGCGACAACATCAAGCAGTTCGGCGCGCTCAAGGCGATCGGCGTCACGAACCGGAAGATCCGGCGGATGGTCATAGCCCAGGCGGGACTGGTCGGGATCACCGGCTACGGCCTCGGGGTCCTCGGCACGATTGCCTTCATCTGGAGCTTTTCGGCCAACCCGACCTTCAAGGGTTTTTACATCCCCTGGCAGATCCCGCTCATCAGCCTTGCGGCAGTCGCGCTCATACTCGCGCTGACCGGCTGGCTGGCGCTGCGCAACGTGCTCAAGACCGAACCTGCGGCGGTGTTCCGCTGA